CCATAACTTAGCGATTCATACCCCAAGCTACCTGATATTAAGTGACCATATTTATGTGCGCGCCAACAGCACACTGCAACACTATGATGAGCTAAGCGATATAACGCTTGCGATCCCAGCAGGCTATGAAAATATCGCCAAAATTAAAGAGTTACTGCCTAATGTCATTGTCATTGAAACGCGCGATTTGCAAGACAGTATGGAGCGATTACAGCGCGGTGAAGTTGATGCCTTGATGGACTCGCAAAGTGTTGTGGACTTTTTGATCCGCGAGAATCAAATTACCGGTGTGAGATCGTTTGCTAGCCCGCTAGATCACAATAGCTTGCGCATGTTTGTGCACAGAGAACAGCAAATATTACACGGCATTATCGCCAAAGCCATTAACAGCATTACCCGCTATGAACGGCAAGCGATTTTATCAAAATGGTTTAACCCTGAAACCGTGGCGCAAAAGCAGCTGCAAAATACCATGTTGACAGCTGCAGAGCTGGAGTGGCTGCGCCAGCACCCAACCATTCGCTTTGCATCAGACCCTGCCTGGCGGCCGTTTGAGTACATTGATGAACAAGGTCAGCATCAAGGCATGATGTCGGATTATCTAGCGTTAATTAGTGAAAAACTAAACGTTAATTTTAAGCTTGAACCCACTGACACCTGGAACGAGTCGCTTACTGCTGTAGAGAAGCGCGAAATTGATATTTTGACTTCAGCAACCGCAACAGAGATGCGCAAGCAACATATGTCATTTACTCAGCCGCATATGACAGTACCTGCTGTGGTCATTACCCGTAGAAAAGAACCTAACTACCTAAATCTTGAGCAGTTTGGCGATCGCACCTTAGCTGTTATTGAAGGCTACTCAAGTACAGACTGGGTTACTAAGCAGTATCCACAACAAACATATCGGTACGTCGACACCATTAATGACGGCTTACGTTTAGTCTCCGAAGGTAAAGTTGATGGCTTGTTGGCGAACAAACTGTCTACGTTAGACAGTATTCATGAGATGGCGTTAGATAATCTCAAGATGAACTTTGTGACCAACTACAACTATCAATTGTCTTTTGCCGTGCGTAAAGACTGGCCGCAGTTAGTTTCGATTCTGAACAAGGTATTAGCCGATATTACGCCTGCTCAGCGCAATACAATTCGCAACAAATGGATTGGGATTGAGCTTGAAGGGGTTAGCAATAGCCTTGATATGAAGCGCGTTGACAGTGTGCCGGTCGAGCGGATGATACTCATTGCCCTTGTGGTGGTGTTGTCATTCTCAATAGTCGCTTGGTTTATGAGCCGCACTCGCGGTGATGCAATGGCGATTTATAGTTCTGGTCGTATGCGTTTTCTTGGCGTCATTAGCATCGGTTGTACCATTATTGTGGTGCAGTCTCTCACTTGGGTGTCGCTAAATAAAGAAGAGCAAATTGCACGTTTGCAGGCAGGAAAGTCGATTGATGCCACCTTGCATGCCACCAAGACCGCGCTGGATGCCTGGATTAATGCACGCATCCAATTGATTGATTTAGTCTCTCACGACCAAGATTTGAGCTATCTTGCAGATACTATCAGCAAGACTAAATCATCTCAGCAGCATCAACCACTTTTGGAGCAACTTAACGAAAAATATCACCTGCAACAAGAAGAATGGAAGCTGGTGGTGGTGAATAAAGATGGCAAAGCTCTGGTAGGTAACAGTACCGACTTACCGGCTCTAGCCCCCATGATCAAGCAACAAATGTCTGACGGTAGTGCCACTTTTGTGCCGCCACTGCGCAATGTCAATAACGACAAGGTGCAGATGTACTTTATTGCGCCGCTAGAAAATGATGTGGGTGAACCCGTCGCAGCCATTGTGGCAAAGGCCGAGCCGTTTAAAACTTTCGACCATATTTTGTCGGAGACGCAAATCGGTCATACAGGTGAAACATACGCCGTTAATCAGCGGGGGATGATGATTTCTGAAAGCCGTTATACCGAAGACATTATCAAGGCCAACTTACTGCAAAGAGGTGAGTCGAGCATTCTTAATCTTCGTCTTGCCGTGCCGCGCCAACCCCTTGATAAAGGTTGGCGATATTCTGATGGCGAGCCTCTGCCATTAACTAAAGTGGCCCAGCGTATTGTACTGGGCGAAAACGGTATCAATGTGGATGGTGCGTTTGATTACCGAGGTTATCGCACGATTTCAGCCTGGCTGTGGGATGATAAATTCAAATTTGGTCTGG
This DNA window, taken from Shewanella maritima, encodes the following:
- a CDS encoding transporter substrate-binding domain-containing protein, whose translation is MIWFPALLGAGQFISQAQAHTSQRVSYNDEQIVHLAQSNREILYQTELLNRMMAMYAYTGNELWYDKHRIALKQFQQTIAQTKVDYIHIAPTTLDALLKHAKQLLEADSYVFELVDQGQFAKARMYLESAEFKDKKLRLIESTQQLSSELEQYVKVQRKQQQNRLHLIELTESEKQWIANNPSVVIGNEISWPPFMYQDRHGQVSGISHDFLQLIEDKTGLKFTLSEPGSYADVQRLFHQGRVDLIAAAYYSQERHNLAIHTPSYLILSDHIYVRANSTLQHYDELSDITLAIPAGYENIAKIKELLPNVIVIETRDLQDSMERLQRGEVDALMDSQSVVDFLIRENQITGVRSFASPLDHNSLRMFVHREQQILHGIIAKAINSITRYERQAILSKWFNPETVAQKQLQNTMLTAAELEWLRQHPTIRFASDPAWRPFEYIDEQGQHQGMMSDYLALISEKLNVNFKLEPTDTWNESLTAVEKREIDILTSATATEMRKQHMSFTQPHMTVPAVVITRRKEPNYLNLEQFGDRTLAVIEGYSSTDWVTKQYPQQTYRYVDTINDGLRLVSEGKVDGLLANKLSTLDSIHEMALDNLKMNFVTNYNYQLSFAVRKDWPQLVSILNKVLADITPAQRNTIRNKWIGIELEGVSNSLDMKRVDSVPVERMILIALVVVLSFSIVAWFMSRTRGDAMAIYSSGRMRFLGVISIGCTIIVVQSLTWVSLNKEEQIARLQAGKSIDATLHATKTALDAWINARIQLIDLVSHDQDLSYLADTISKTKSSQQHQPLLEQLNEKYHLQQEEWKLVVVNKDGKALVGNSTDLPALAPMIKQQMSDGSATFVPPLRNVNNDKVQMYFIAPLENDVGEPVAAIVAKAEPFKTFDHILSETQIGHTGETYAVNQRGMMISESRYTEDIIKANLLQRGESSILNLRLAVPRQPLDKGWRYSDGEPLPLTKVAQRIVLGENGINVDGAFDYRGYRTISAWLWDDKFKFGLVVEIDEDEALEAIIYHATHSMAC